A portion of the Parasteatoda tepidariorum isolate YZ-2023 chromosome 5, CAS_Ptep_4.0, whole genome shotgun sequence genome contains these proteins:
- the LOC122271453 gene encoding glutamate receptor ionotropic, delta-1-like produces the protein MPLNNVIEVKTDQNGHIRLTGGTDAAVLNILSKVLDFQFNLSIPEDKEWGRLAADGHWTGMVGMVMRSEADLAISLISKDGERESVIDFCEPILYNELTFVTHLPRTRNRTLAFIYPFDYITWICLACAIVFMPFLFQLIYQKTKLYSDLFLGVYASLVRQGVNENIFGGRLLTCFWWLAAMIISFSYTSVLFSFLAVPLVDQPVRSFRELAMAVEVGRYKALVNRGTLLIPVFKSSQKEDLIKIAEVMEKNDWFVNIIDYLSEKYFDGKTAFIGPRSLFQFRFGKAPLTTKYISEDTAITIDSSIITGKKFCCKKAIDLTILRMKKTGILLKITNDQLFKSWLHETSKKRASSTEHSISLNDIIGPVALLSIGIGLSIVILFAEIICKKTFG, from the coding sequence ATGCCTCTTAATAACGTCATCGAAGTCAAAACTGATCAAAATGGTCATATCAGGCTTACTGGTGGCACTGATGCGGCAGTGTTAAACATACTTTCGAAGGTTTTAGACTTCCAGTTTAACTTAAGCATTCCCGAAGACAAAGAATGGGGTCGTTTGGCCGCGGATGGACACTGGACAGGTATGGTTGGCATGGTTATGAGAAGCGAGGCTGATCTCGCAATATCCTTGATAAGCAAAGATGGAGAGCGCGAAAGCGTTATTGATTTTTGTGAGCCAATTCTATACAATGAGTTAACTTTCGTTACGCATTTGCCAAGAACTCGGAATAGAACGTTAGCATTTATTTATCCTTTTGATTATATCACCTGGATATGTTTGGCATGTGCTATTGTTTTTATGCCTTTTCTGTTTcagttaatttatcaaaaaacaaaactttattcagATTTGTTTTTAGGCGTTTATGCCAGTTTAGTTCGAcaaggtgtaaatgaaaacatatttggCGGTAGATTGCTTACTTGCTTCTGGTGGTTGGCGGCGATGATAATATCATTTAGTTACACAAGCGTgctgttttcatttttagcaGTTCCACTTGTCGATCAGCCTGTACGGTCATTTCGTGAACTTGCTATGGCCGTTGAAGTTGGCCGATATAAGGCGCTGGTCAATCGTGGTACTCTACTTATACCAGTATTTAAGAGCAGTCAGAAAgaggatttaataaaaattgccgAAGTGATGGAAAAAAATGACTGGTtcgtaaatattattgattacttgagcgaaaaatattttgatggtaAAACAGCCTTTATTGGACCGAGATCTCTGTTTCAATTTAGGTTTGGAAAAGCACCATTGACAACAAAGTATATCTCTGAGGATACTGCTATTACTATTGATTCTAGTATAATAACTGGTAAAAAGTTTTGTTGTAAGAAGGCGATTGATCTTACAATTCTTCGCATGAAAAAGACAGGTATACTACTGAAAATAACGAACGACCAACTGTTTAAATCGTGGCTACATGAAACAAGCAAAAAACGCGCATCTTCAACAGAGCATAGCATTTCCTTAAATGATATTATTGGTCCGGTTGCTTTACTTTCAATCGGTATTGGTTTATCAATAGTCATTCTATTTGCAGAAATAATTTGTAAGAAGACCTTTGgctaa